A genome region from Hippopotamus amphibius kiboko isolate mHipAmp2 chromosome 1, mHipAmp2.hap2, whole genome shotgun sequence includes the following:
- the LOC130848786 gene encoding uncharacterized protein LOC130848786 — protein MDSLCSSWLPTQTLMLPISLILAMPSPDSQTIKDPSSSCTLKRIVGGSVQLRLNSSLGPNIREIEWNWDSEDDEKPRLLVSWKPITTNPDWYELEEKYKHRFNLTEMAFLIIRNLTMEMSGLYTAKIKFRSGKSQEEVFRLCLYEPILHPHIRVHSSSNSSGWCNISLECETPGNTGNLTVTWRSQGLPQELEQRGTLGPAPGSWNLSLSLPLSHFNGRLTCVVSNPADEKSATLHLKHICPWRGGSTLLPVVPGSAAAPEAPPTEAAANLQTGVANSHDSPYEDISFLRHPKKDREKGSCHSLNLECTSAIHTVYDKVRTSPELQGDA, from the exons CTATGCCTTCACCAGATTCGCAGACAATCAAAGACCCCAGCTCTTCCTGCACGTTGAAAAGGATTGTGGGGGGATCTGTCCAGCTGCGACTGAACTCCTCTTTGGGTCCTAACATCCGAGAGATTGAGTGGAATTGGGATTCTGAGGATGATGAGAAACCACGGCTTTTGGTGTCCTGGAAGCCTATTACTACTAATCCTGATTGGTATGAACTTGAAGAAAAATACAAGCACAGATTCAACCTGACAGAGATGGCTTTCTTGATCATCAGGAATCTCACTATGGAAATGAGTGGACTATACACAGCAAAAATCAAATTCCGCTCAGGAAAATCCCAGGAGGAAGTCTTTAGACTCTGTTTATATG AGCCCATCCTCCACCCCCATATTCGGGTTCACTCATCATCTAACTCATCAGGCTGGTGCAACATCAGTCTAGAGTGTGAGACCCCAGGAAACACAGGGAACCTGACAGTGACCTGGCGGAGCCAGGGCCTCCCCCAGGAACTGGAGCAGAGAGGGACACTGGGGCCAGCCCCCGGCTCCTGGAACCTCAGCCTGAGCCTGCCCCTCAGCCACTTCAACGGCCGCCTCACCTGCGTGGTCAGCAACCCTGCGGATGAGAAGAGCGCAACCTTACACCTGAAGCACATCTGTCCATGGAGGG GTGGGTCCACTCTCCTGCCGGTGGTGCCAGGCTCAGCAGCTGCTCCCGAGGCCCCCCCCACAGAGGCAGCTGCGAACCTTCAGACTGGTGTGGCCAACAGCCATGACTCTCCCTATGAAGACATCAGCTTCCTGAGACACCCTAAG AAAGACAGGGAGAAGGGCAGCTGCCATTCACTTAACCTCGAGTGTACTTCAGCCATCCACACTGTCTACGACAAGGTCCGGACGAGTCCAGAGCTCCAGGGGGACGCCTAG